A region from the Anaerobacillus sp. CMMVII genome encodes:
- a CDS encoding class I SAM-dependent methyltransferase, protein MKYYGSLCTQIYDLDKPEPAQNELKFYLKYLKNKEMQILEPMCGSGRFLIPILERGYQIDGFDVSEDMLLACEQKAREKNLNCNLKVVKAEDLHQKSNTI, encoded by the coding sequence ATGAAATACTATGGAAGTTTATGTACGCAAATTTACGACTTAGATAAGCCGGAACCAGCGCAAAATGAGTTGAAATTCTATTTGAAATATCTAAAGAACAAGGAAATGCAAATATTGGAGCCAATGTGTGGTTCTGGTAGATTTTTAATCCCAATTTTAGAAAGAGGCTATCAAATTGATGGATTTGATGTTTCAGAGGATATGCTACTAGCTTGCGAGCAAAAAGCTAGAGAGAAAAATTTAAATTGCAACTTAAAGGTTGTTAAAGCGGAGGATTTACATCAGAAAAGCAATACGATTTGA
- a CDS encoding ATP-binding protein, with amino-acid sequence MNSSKEQEEKLTTLINSMVDFVNFKDGEGRWIKANDFGLKLFQLENVDYHGKKDSELARYTDFYREALLHCESSDEQTWQNGKITRCEEEIPIPDGSTKYFDTIKVPLFNEDGTRKALVVIGRDITDKKIAEEQVRRSEKLSIVGELAASVGHEIRNPLTSIKGFLQLLKEQNKENNTYYDIMCKELNRIDHIVGELLLLAKPQKVFFSKNDLNIIVSDIVSLLEPQANMNNIRIRFEQKENVMIECEENLLKQLFINLIKNAIEASNEKGNVWVNINKNSNEDVFVTVEDEGLGISEEILTKLGEPFYSSKEKGTGLGLTVSSKIVEQHGGTISFYSKEGIGTKVEVHLPINSKKRR; translated from the coding sequence TTGAATTCCTCGAAAGAGCAAGAGGAAAAGCTCACGACATTAATTAATTCTATGGTAGATTTCGTAAACTTTAAAGATGGTGAAGGTCGTTGGATTAAGGCAAATGATTTTGGACTTAAACTATTTCAATTAGAAAATGTTGATTACCATGGAAAAAAGGATTCAGAGCTTGCAAGGTATACAGATTTTTATCGCGAAGCACTCCTCCATTGTGAAAGTTCGGATGAACAAACTTGGCAAAACGGTAAAATAACTAGATGTGAAGAAGAAATCCCAATTCCAGATGGCTCAACAAAATATTTTGATACGATTAAAGTTCCGTTGTTTAATGAAGACGGAACGAGGAAGGCATTAGTTGTTATTGGGCGCGATATAACAGATAAGAAGATAGCAGAGGAACAAGTAAGACGAAGTGAAAAGCTTTCAATCGTTGGAGAGTTAGCTGCTAGTGTTGGGCATGAAATTCGTAATCCCTTAACATCAATAAAAGGCTTTTTACAGCTGCTAAAGGAACAGAACAAAGAAAATAACACTTATTACGACATTATGTGTAAAGAGTTAAACAGAATAGATCATATTGTCGGCGAGTTACTATTATTAGCCAAGCCACAAAAAGTCTTTTTCTCAAAAAATGATCTAAATATAATTGTATCGGATATTGTATCCTTACTGGAGCCACAAGCAAATATGAATAATATTCGTATTCGTTTTGAACAAAAAGAAAACGTAATGATTGAATGTGAGGAAAACTTACTTAAACAACTATTTATAAACCTAATAAAAAACGCGATTGAGGCTTCTAATGAAAAAGGCAATGTTTGGGTGAATATTAATAAAAACAGTAATGAGGACGTTTTTGTTACAGTTGAAGATGAAGGCTTAGGGATATCTGAAGAAATTTTGACAAAACTCGGGGAACCTTTTTATTCGTCTAAAGAAAAAGGAACAGGTCTAGGACTGACAGTTAGTAGTAAAATTGTAGAACAGCACGGAGGAACGATTTCGTTTTATAGTAAAGAAGGAATTGGAACAAAAGTGGAAGTGCATTTACCTATCAATAGTAAAAAAAGGCGCTGA
- a CDS encoding M20/M25/M40 family metallo-hydrolase: MLNCREDIYFLTNQLVNIESIVNTDGEKEISQAIHTLISSYSYFRDNPDYCIKQQTINDDRERYNVIAFVKGTKKKTNKTVILMGHLDTVGIDDFNHLKDKACYPDELYDALKKEPIPTLVEQHLHSKEYMFGRGVLDMKSGVASHLYLLKYYSEHPEELEGNLVVVVECDEEDSSHGILSSLPLLKSLKEEHQFEYVGAINSDFVSPRYEGDPNRYIYKGTVGKLLPSFFITGAETHVGSCFEGLDPNFIAAELTKQINYNPELCNEAFGETTVPPVSLKQMDLKPSYTVQTALAAYVYFNFFIHSWSPKDVLEKLKVQAEIAFTNALETFKNRYQLFSQMSNQPFIDVPWQPRVLTYEEMDQLLMAEHGDPYATHMDDFKQKLLLDTDLDTRMFSAKVVEEAWKWMNDRSPAIIVFYSSLYSPRIEVTGKDELEKNLIAALDNAVNKFQPNYSHPIVTRNFFPYISDMSFVALSDDEEGINAVSSNTPCWGSKLFVNYQDIREINVPVINIGPYGFDAHKQYERVELSYSFEIVPNLTNEVIRKLLQS; encoded by the coding sequence ATGCTTAATTGTCGTGAAGATATTTATTTTTTAACTAATCAACTTGTCAATATTGAGAGCATAGTAAATACAGACGGGGAAAAAGAAATTAGCCAAGCAATTCACACGTTAATTTCTTCATACTCCTATTTTCGCGATAACCCGGACTATTGTATCAAGCAACAAACAATAAATGACGATCGCGAACGATATAATGTCATTGCTTTTGTTAAAGGAACTAAAAAGAAAACTAATAAAACTGTGATCTTGATGGGACATCTAGATACTGTTGGAATTGATGATTTTAATCACCTGAAGGACAAAGCTTGCTACCCTGATGAACTTTATGACGCATTAAAAAAAGAGCCTATTCCAACACTTGTTGAACAGCATTTACATTCCAAAGAGTATATGTTTGGTAGAGGTGTTCTTGACATGAAGAGTGGTGTTGCTAGCCATCTATACCTCTTAAAATACTACTCTGAACATCCAGAAGAGTTAGAAGGAAACCTTGTAGTTGTGGTTGAATGTGACGAAGAAGATAGTTCACATGGAATCCTTTCCTCGCTCCCTTTATTAAAAAGCCTAAAGGAAGAACACCAATTTGAATATGTAGGGGCAATTAATTCAGATTTTGTTTCACCACGGTATGAAGGAGATCCTAATCGTTATATCTATAAAGGTACTGTAGGAAAACTATTACCATCCTTTTTTATCACAGGTGCTGAGACTCATGTTGGTTCATGCTTTGAAGGGTTAGATCCAAATTTTATTGCAGCAGAACTAACTAAACAAATTAACTATAATCCTGAACTTTGTAATGAGGCATTTGGAGAAACAACCGTTCCACCAGTATCCTTAAAACAAATGGATTTAAAGCCTTCTTACACTGTACAAACAGCGCTTGCGGCTTATGTATATTTCAACTTTTTTATCCACTCCTGGTCACCAAAGGATGTCTTAGAGAAGTTAAAAGTGCAAGCGGAGATCGCCTTTACAAATGCACTTGAAACGTTTAAAAATAGATATCAATTATTCAGCCAGATGAGCAATCAACCTTTTATTGATGTACCATGGCAGCCGCGAGTTCTCACATATGAGGAAATGGATCAATTATTAATGGCGGAACACGGAGATCCATATGCTACCCATATGGATGACTTTAAACAAAAACTGTTATTAGACACGGACCTTGATACAAGAATGTTCTCTGCCAAGGTCGTTGAAGAAGCATGGAAATGGATGAACGACAGAAGTCCAGCTATCATCGTTTTTTATTCTTCTTTATATTCACCTCGAATTGAAGTGACAGGAAAAGATGAGTTAGAGAAAAACCTAATTGCTGCCCTTGATAATGCAGTAAACAAATTTCAACCTAATTATTCACATCCAATTGTAACGCGAAATTTCTTCCCCTACATTTCTGATATGAGTTTTGTGGCCTTGAGTGACGATGAAGAGGGAATTAACGCGGTTTCTAGTAATACACCATGCTGGGGCTCAAAACTATTTGTAAACTATCAGGATATTCGAGAAATTAATGTCCCAGTAATAAATATTGGCCCATATGGGTTTGATGCTCATAAACAATATGAGCGAGTCGAGCTTTCATATTCCTTTGAAATTGTCCCCAATTTAACAAATGAAGTTATTAGAAAGTTACTACAATCATAG
- a CDS encoding ATP-binding protein translates to MDTRIVLFVFFLSSMFFFEKNILVSAEQNQLRVAFDPYLSPIQFEENGVYRGFSIDVMNLIAELEGFQIDYQPLTKENAIKALQNGEIDVILSIHFLEQNALFMEFSNSLLTSSLGLLVSEGNYSIEGINDLSNKVTALQRGTVEYEFMRNIRRIKYNTTSNQFDALKLLANGRAVAFIGDHLVAEHYLKRLGLEEEFKFVASNLLPIEYTIAVQKGNYQLLNQINRSLRTIKSEGSYSEIYHEWFAQNDQQASERLLFITQLFGGLLGVSLLLFLLGIRWNRQLQNMIDKKTKDLSELNTTLKRQNEQTKNNYLFQKQILNSSPRGIVTCDKEKKVTTLNPKAMEIAGVSGKEIGKHYEEIKLLKDLLSDRIESVLQKGEKYLVEETFWYLEDREYFLRYYIYPQYDYEQKITGLILTFEDGTEDRKLKQQIFEQEKNQALSRVVAGIAHEIRNPLTSIKTFVELIPKKIENKRFQDEISTYLPVEINRINQLIEGLIDYARPRSFNKEIVDAAQVVNECVILFDRTVENKGFTLSSLVQDDLFIEADRNQLKQIVINLIINSIDAMTSKEQGNLVIEIKAFTRENDVIIEIIDQGIGMNNEEIERIFEPFYTTKPKGTGLGLAIAQQYMKENNGSLLIKSEKGFGTTMTLKFSKKGETTHGENLNY, encoded by the coding sequence TTGGACACACGGATCGTTTTGTTTGTTTTTTTCTTAAGTTCAATGTTTTTTTTCGAAAAAAATATTCTTGTATCTGCTGAACAAAATCAATTACGAGTAGCATTTGATCCCTATTTGTCACCCATACAATTTGAAGAAAACGGTGTCTATAGAGGATTTTCAATAGATGTTATGAATTTAATTGCTGAACTAGAAGGCTTTCAAATCGATTATCAGCCTCTTACCAAAGAAAATGCAATAAAGGCATTGCAAAATGGAGAAATAGATGTCATTTTGAGTATTCATTTTTTAGAGCAAAATGCTCTTTTTATGGAATTTTCTAATTCACTTTTAACTTCATCACTGGGCTTACTTGTTAGCGAGGGGAACTACAGTATTGAAGGTATTAATGACTTATCTAATAAGGTAACAGCTTTGCAACGAGGAACTGTTGAGTATGAATTTATGCGGAACATAAGAAGAATCAAATACAATACAACTAGTAACCAATTTGATGCGTTAAAGCTATTAGCAAATGGACGAGCTGTAGCATTTATTGGAGATCATCTAGTGGCAGAGCACTATCTTAAGCGATTGGGCTTGGAAGAGGAGTTTAAATTTGTCGCTAGTAACTTATTGCCCATTGAATATACAATTGCTGTCCAAAAAGGAAATTATCAATTGTTAAATCAAATTAATCGAAGTCTTCGTACCATTAAGAGTGAAGGATCCTACAGTGAGATTTACCATGAATGGTTTGCCCAAAATGATCAACAAGCGTCAGAAAGACTTTTGTTTATCACCCAGCTTTTTGGAGGTCTACTTGGAGTTTCACTTTTACTTTTTCTTCTTGGAATTCGTTGGAATCGTCAATTGCAAAATATGATTGATAAGAAGACCAAGGACCTATCTGAGTTAAATACAACGCTAAAGCGGCAAAATGAGCAAACGAAAAATAATTATTTGTTTCAAAAACAAATACTTAATAGTAGTCCAAGAGGGATTGTCACGTGTGATAAAGAAAAGAAAGTAACGACTCTCAATCCTAAAGCTATGGAAATAGCAGGTGTTTCTGGTAAAGAGATTGGGAAACATTATGAAGAAATTAAACTTTTAAAGGATTTATTAAGCGATAGGATTGAGAGTGTTCTACAAAAAGGCGAGAAATATTTAGTCGAAGAAACATTTTGGTATCTAGAGGACCGAGAGTATTTTCTTCGTTATTATATCTATCCCCAGTATGATTACGAGCAAAAGATTACTGGCTTAATACTAACATTTGAAGATGGGACCGAAGATCGTAAGTTAAAGCAACAAATTTTCGAGCAGGAAAAAAACCAAGCGTTAAGTAGGGTTGTTGCTGGAATTGCTCATGAGATTCGCAATCCTTTAACTTCAATTAAAACATTTGTAGAATTAATTCCTAAAAAAATTGAAAATAAACGATTTCAAGACGAAATTTCTACTTATCTGCCAGTAGAGATTAATCGAATTAATCAATTAATTGAAGGCTTGATAGATTATGCAAGACCGAGGAGTTTTAATAAAGAAATTGTAGACGCGGCTCAAGTTGTAAATGAATGTGTCATATTGTTTGATCGAACAGTTGAAAATAAGGGCTTTACATTAAGTAGCTTAGTTCAGGATGATTTATTCATAGAGGCGGATCGAAATCAGTTAAAACAAATTGTTATTAATTTAATTATAAATAGTATTGATGCAATGACAAGTAAGGAACAAGGTAATCTTGTGATAGAAATAAAAGCATTTACCCGTGAAAATGATGTGATAATTGAAATTATTGACCAAGGAATAGGGATGAATAATGAAGAAATTGAAAGGATTTTCGAACCGTTTTATACAACAAAACCAAAAGGAACGGGATTAGGTTTAGCCATCGCACAGCAGTATATGAAAGAAAACAATGGGAGCTTATTAATAAAAAGTGAAAAAGGATTTGGAACGACAATGACCTTAAAGTTTTCAAAGAAAGGAGAAACAACTCATGGAGAAAATCTTAATTATTGA
- a CDS encoding response regulator, whose amino-acid sequence MEKILIIDDEAAICSSLTFALEDDFNVTATTDPYQGIKYVEEEHFQLCLLDLKIGNVNGIEIIQKLKVIQPDIAIIMITAFGTISTSVEALQKGAFSYVTKPINMDELRSTIKNALQFRQLNHQVEYLSKELEKKIPVSRNDW is encoded by the coding sequence ATGGAGAAAATCTTAATTATTGATGATGAGGCGGCAATTTGTTCTTCGCTTACCTTTGCATTAGAGGACGACTTTAATGTAACTGCTACGACAGATCCATATCAAGGCATAAAGTATGTTGAAGAAGAGCATTTTCAGCTATGTCTATTAGACTTGAAAATAGGTAATGTGAATGGGATTGAAATCATTCAAAAGCTAAAAGTAATCCAACCGGACATCGCCATTATTATGATTACAGCTTTCGGAACAATTTCTACGTCAGTGGAAGCTTTACAGAAAGGGGCTTTTTCTTATGTGACAAAGCCGATTAATATGGATGAGCTTCGATCTACGATTAAAAATGCACTTCAGTTTCGGCAATTAAACCATCAAGTTGAATACTTAAGTAAAGAGCTTGAAAAAAAAATACCGGTATCAAGAAATGATTGGTAA
- a CDS encoding sigma-54 dependent transcriptional regulator, giving the protein MKHVFQLIDKVKDVDTNVLIGGESGTGKELVARAIHFSGKRKKEHIEIVNCAAIPDQLLESELFGYEKGAFTGAVSNKEGKFQLAQNGTIFLDEIGDMPVALQVKLLRVLQLKEVTPLGSNKTIKLNVRVIAATNKDLIQAIKDGEFREDLYFRLNVIEINIPPLRERKDDLHVLIYQFIKQLNQELGKDIKGITPEAEKSLLSYDYPGNIRELSNIIECAMVISDGPYIGITDLPPQLRETTRTQLISDSGDITSFVGMTLKELEKRFILETLKANGNHRKKTALMLGISERGLREKLKQFSSR; this is encoded by the coding sequence ATGAAACATGTATTTCAACTCATTGATAAGGTAAAGGATGTCGATACCAATGTATTAATTGGTGGAGAAAGTGGAACTGGTAAGGAACTTGTTGCAAGAGCTATCCATTTCTCTGGAAAACGAAAAAAAGAACATATTGAAATCGTAAATTGTGCGGCGATTCCCGACCAACTCTTAGAAAGTGAATTATTTGGTTACGAAAAAGGAGCATTTACAGGTGCTGTTTCAAATAAAGAAGGGAAATTTCAACTGGCCCAAAACGGGACAATTTTTTTAGATGAGATCGGTGACATGCCGGTGGCGTTACAAGTGAAATTATTAAGAGTTCTTCAACTTAAGGAAGTAACACCACTCGGATCCAATAAAACAATCAAGCTAAACGTTCGTGTAATTGCTGCTACTAATAAAGATTTAATTCAAGCAATCAAAGACGGTGAGTTTCGAGAAGATTTATATTTTCGCTTAAATGTCATCGAAATTAATATTCCACCGCTCAGAGAAAGAAAAGACGACCTACATGTTCTGATCTATCAATTTATTAAACAATTAAATCAGGAATTAGGTAAAGATATAAAAGGAATTACGCCAGAAGCTGAAAAAAGTTTGCTGTCATATGATTACCCTGGTAATATTCGTGAACTTTCAAATATTATTGAGTGTGCAATGGTGATTTCTGACGGTCCTTACATAGGAATTACTGACTTACCACCACAACTTAGGGAGACAACTCGGACACAGTTAATTAGTGATAGTGGAGATATTACAAGTTTTGTTGGTATGACATTAAAGGAGTTAGAAAAACGATTCATATTAGAAACTCTTAAGGCCAACGGCAATCATCGTAAAAAAACAGCCCTAATGTTAGGAATTAGTGAGCGAGGTTTAAGAGAGAAATTAAAACAGTTCAGTAGTCGTTAA
- a CDS encoding TAXI family TRAP transporter solute-binding subunit, which yields MKKILIIFASLLLMLLAACSDSSKETQSPSETESNTDSGAEEAEGFDDLFVTVATGGTSGVYYPIGGAISNLLEGTLKIDTSVQATGASVENINLLATNRAELAITMADAVLQAYEGSGAFEGEAPKEELRGLTALYPNFVQIVTTANSGINTVEDLRGKRVGVGAPNSGVELNARLIFEAYGMSYDDINEDYLSYSEAVDQIKNGMIDAAFVTSGVPNATVIDLSTTHPAKIVPIDGAAMDYLEENYPFFSANIIPAGTYDNDEDIPTASITNVLLVNNSLSEDVVYAITKTIFENLDVIHASHNAATNISLDAVSIGMPVPFHPGAEKYFKEVGALK from the coding sequence ATGAAAAAAATACTTATTATTTTTGCTAGTTTATTACTTATGCTTTTAGCTGCATGTAGTGATTCTAGCAAAGAAACGCAATCACCAAGTGAGACGGAAAGTAACACAGACAGTGGAGCAGAAGAAGCTGAAGGCTTTGATGATTTATTCGTTACAGTTGCAACAGGAGGTACATCAGGAGTTTATTACCCAATTGGTGGTGCTATCTCTAACCTTTTAGAAGGAACATTAAAGATTGATACATCTGTTCAGGCTACAGGTGCTTCTGTTGAAAATATTAATCTATTAGCTACTAACCGTGCAGAGTTAGCAATTACAATGGCTGATGCAGTTTTACAAGCTTATGAGGGAAGTGGCGCTTTTGAAGGTGAAGCTCCGAAAGAAGAGTTAAGAGGTCTAACAGCCCTTTATCCAAACTTTGTGCAAATTGTTACAACTGCTAATTCTGGAATAAATACAGTTGAAGATTTAAGAGGTAAAAGAGTAGGAGTCGGTGCTCCGAATTCAGGTGTAGAATTAAATGCAAGATTAATCTTTGAAGCTTACGGAATGTCCTACGATGACATAAATGAAGATTACCTTTCATACAGTGAAGCGGTTGACCAAATTAAAAATGGCATGATTGACGCAGCTTTTGTTACTAGTGGGGTTCCAAATGCAACAGTTATTGATTTATCTACGACACACCCAGCAAAGATCGTCCCGATTGATGGTGCAGCAATGGATTATTTAGAAGAAAACTATCCGTTCTTCTCGGCAAATATTATTCCAGCTGGGACGTATGACAATGACGAAGATATTCCAACTGCATCAATTACGAATGTTTTATTAGTAAATAACAGTTTGTCTGAAGATGTTGTGTATGCGATTACAAAGACAATCTTTGAAAATCTCGATGTGATTCATGCATCACATAATGCCGCCACAAACATTTCTTTAGACGCTGTCTCAATAGGGATGCCGGTACCATTCCATCCTGGAGCAGAAAAGTACTTTAAAGAAGTAGGCGCTCTTAAATAA
- a CDS encoding DUF1850 domain-containing protein produces MKEREEADFKATKQVASMVSPYTIMSKKLSVLAIGGLVLLLVGLVVTWLAFGEYHKARLELVIEEQRSDTVYGRFSINIHDQIEVHWIHSVELTPWIEVYQVLDDFGLQLIETRFKSYGAGVPHQLEGTVSNQDGYTVITDLSQKISQFRWIHSHNAEFTLFINGRRIMSPEDLPHFTQMQFYIEKR; encoded by the coding sequence TTGAAAGAAAGGGAAGAGGCTGACTTTAAGGCTACCAAACAGGTTGCCTCAATGGTCAGCCCCTACACTATTATGAGCAAAAAATTAAGCGTATTGGCAATTGGTGGACTAGTTTTATTATTGGTAGGATTGGTAGTTACCTGGTTAGCTTTTGGAGAGTATCACAAAGCTCGCCTTGAATTAGTTATCGAAGAGCAAAGAAGTGATACTGTTTATGGTAGGTTTAGTATAAACATTCACGATCAAATTGAGGTTCACTGGATTCACTCTGTTGAGCTAACTCCATGGATCGAAGTATATCAAGTACTAGATGATTTTGGGTTACAGCTCATAGAAACTAGATTTAAGTCATATGGTGCTGGTGTTCCACATCAGCTCGAGGGTACAGTTAGTAATCAAGACGGTTATACAGTAATAACAGACTTAAGCCAAAAGATAAGTCAGTTTCGATGGATCCACTCGCATAACGCAGAGTTTACACTGTTCATAAATGGAAGAAGAATCATGTCTCCAGAAGATCTTCCACACTTTACTCAAATGCAATTTTATATTGAAAAGAGGTGA
- a CDS encoding TRAP transporter permease, with protein sequence MAEKVKFEEPQLNSEQRKILEKYDNESRFRVFEKKSIALIVMLIAVGLSLYHLYTSYFGMPVTLKHRSLHVAVVLILIYLLYPPFKKSNRNKLPLYDVILALMALSTTVYVFVEYLGIIQRGGLPNQLDLVFGGILVVLVLEAARRVTGWGLPTLAVLFLIYGLYGREMSGIFKHRGYEWSDIVNFLYVTTEGIYGTAIGVSATYIFLFILFGAFLSKSGMGQFFNDLAMAIAGQSKGGPAKVAVIASGFLGSINGAAVANVVTTGAFTIPLMKKIGYKKDFAGAVEASASVGGQILPPIMGAAAFIMAEMLGIPYRQIALAALLPALLFYLGIITQIHLRASKEGLEGISRKNLPKVKEVLKERGHLLIPLIFLMYMLFFSGKTIIFSAFLTIIVTVVVSMFRKTTRMSFRDIVEALETGARTSVGVAIACAAVGIIVGIATLTGFGLKLANGIVTLGGDSLLLTLMFTMVACIVLGMGLPSIPTYIITATMAAPALVQLGIEPLVAHLFVFYFGIFANITPPVALASFAAAGISGGNEMRTGFVSMKLAIAGFIVPYMFVFNKSLLLIDTTIMGGILVIITSVTGVMMLGTAAEGYFLTRMNWLFRIVLFAGAMLFMNPNFIQDIIGFTIIAVIIFLQWQKAKKEKLANGNDNTQVS encoded by the coding sequence ATGGCTGAAAAAGTTAAGTTTGAGGAACCACAATTAAATAGTGAGCAAAGAAAAATTCTAGAAAAATATGATAATGAATCAAGGTTTCGTGTCTTTGAAAAAAAGTCAATCGCACTTATTGTAATGTTAATTGCAGTTGGTTTATCTTTATATCATCTATATACATCGTATTTTGGCATGCCAGTTACATTAAAACATCGCTCGCTACATGTGGCTGTCGTTTTAATATTGATTTATCTCCTTTATCCACCTTTTAAAAAGTCAAACCGAAATAAGTTACCATTATATGACGTCATTCTTGCACTTATGGCATTATCGACAACGGTTTATGTTTTTGTTGAATATTTAGGGATTATTCAAAGAGGTGGTCTTCCAAACCAGTTGGATCTTGTTTTTGGCGGAATTCTAGTAGTCCTCGTCTTAGAGGCAGCAAGGCGGGTTACAGGTTGGGGGTTACCAACTCTGGCTGTTCTCTTTCTAATATATGGTTTATATGGTAGAGAGATGAGTGGGATTTTTAAGCATCGCGGCTACGAATGGAGCGATATTGTCAACTTTCTCTACGTAACAACTGAAGGAATCTATGGAACTGCTATAGGTGTCTCGGCAACCTATATATTTTTATTTATTTTGTTTGGAGCGTTTCTCTCAAAGTCTGGTATGGGTCAATTTTTTAATGATTTAGCAATGGCCATTGCCGGGCAATCAAAGGGAGGTCCTGCAAAAGTAGCTGTAATTGCTAGTGGCTTTTTAGGGAGTATTAATGGTGCTGCTGTTGCCAATGTAGTAACTACTGGTGCCTTTACTATTCCGCTAATGAAGAAGATTGGCTATAAAAAAGATTTTGCGGGAGCTGTAGAAGCATCTGCTTCTGTAGGAGGACAAATACTACCACCAATCATGGGTGCCGCAGCATTTATTATGGCTGAAATGTTAGGGATCCCTTATCGGCAAATTGCGTTAGCCGCTCTTTTACCTGCATTACTATTTTATTTAGGGATTATTACTCAAATTCATTTACGTGCGTCTAAAGAAGGTTTAGAAGGGATTTCACGTAAGAACCTACCAAAGGTAAAAGAGGTATTAAAAGAAAGAGGTCATTTATTAATACCATTAATTTTCTTGATGTATATGCTATTTTTCAGTGGAAAAACGATTATCTTTTCAGCGTTTTTAACTATTATTGTCACGGTTGTTGTAAGTATGTTCCGAAAAACAACAAGAATGTCCTTCCGCGACATAGTTGAAGCTCTTGAGACGGGGGCCCGTACTTCTGTTGGGGTAGCTATCGCCTGTGCAGCTGTAGGAATTATCGTTGGGATTGCCACCTTAACAGGTTTCGGTCTTAAGCTTGCTAATGGTATTGTCACTTTAGGTGGTGACAGTCTTTTGTTAACACTCATGTTTACGATGGTCGCTTGTATTGTACTAGGAATGGGACTACCAAGTATACCTACCTATATTATTACAGCTACAATGGCGGCTCCTGCATTGGTGCAGTTAGGAATTGAGCCACTTGTTGCCCATTTATTTGTATTTTATTTTGGAATTTTCGCTAACATTACACCACCGGTAGCCTTAGCTTCCTTTGCAGCAGCTGGTATATCAGGTGGGAACGAGATGAGGACCGGGTTTGTTTCTATGAAGCTAGCCATTGCAGGCTTTATAGTTCCATATATGTTTGTTTTCAATAAGTCTTTATTACTCATTGATACAACAATAATGGGTGGAATTCTAGTAATTATTACATCAGTAACTGGAGTAATGATGTTAGGGACCGCAGCAGAAGGATACTTTTTAACAAGAATGAATTGGTTATTTAGAATTGTTTTATTTGCTGGTGCCATGTTATTTATGAATCCAAACTTTATCCAAGATATAATTGGGTTTACAATTATTGCGGTCATCATCTTTCTCCAGTGGCAAAAAGCTAAAAAAGAAAAACTTGCAAATGGGAATGATAATACACAAGTATCTTAG
- a CDS encoding SDR family oxidoreductase produces MDLGLKGKVALVLASSKGLGKAIALKYAEEGTNVMLASRNEVGLKETAEELTRQTGVEIGYCVCDLKIVEDIRSLVTETVARFGKIDVLINNSGGPPAGGFDAFGDEDWQHAFELNLLSYVRAIREVLPYMRKQQQGRIINITSSSIKQPIDNLILSNTFRTGIIGLAKSLSQELANDGILINTVGPGRISTERTAELDEIKAQKLALSSDQVKAQAESNIPLGRYGEPEEFAKTVVFLGSGANTYITGQMILVDGGMTKAF; encoded by the coding sequence ATGGATCTAGGACTTAAAGGGAAAGTTGCTCTAGTATTAGCTTCTAGTAAAGGATTAGGGAAAGCAATTGCTCTTAAATATGCCGAAGAAGGTACCAATGTCATGTTAGCGAGTCGAAATGAGGTTGGATTAAAAGAGACTGCAGAAGAATTGACAAGACAAACAGGAGTTGAAATAGGTTATTGTGTTTGTGATTTGAAGATAGTAGAAGATATTCGTTCGCTTGTAACAGAAACAGTTGCTCGGTTTGGTAAAATTGATGTCTTAATTAACAATTCTGGAGGACCACCCGCTGGGGGATTTGATGCTTTTGGAGATGAAGATTGGCAACATGCCTTTGAATTAAATTTATTGAGTTATGTAAGAGCAATCCGAGAGGTTTTACCTTATATGCGAAAACAGCAGCAAGGAAGAATTATTAATATTACCTCATCTTCAATTAAACAACCAATTGATAACCTTATTTTATCTAATACGTTCCGAACAGGTATCATTGGTTTAGCCAAAAGCTTATCTCAAGAATTGGCTAATGATGGAATTTTAATAAATACTGTTGGTCCAGGAAGAATTTCAACTGAACGGACAGCAGAATTGGATGAAATAAAAGCCCAGAAATTAGCATTAAGCTCTGATCAAGTCAAAGCTCAAGCTGAGAGTAATATACCGTTGGGCCGATACGGAGAACCAGAGGAGTTTGCTAAAACGGTAGTATTCTTAGGTTCAGGAGCTAACACGTATATTACAGGGCAAATGATTTTGGTCGATGGTGGTATGACAAAAGCGTTTTAA